Proteins co-encoded in one Natronorubrum daqingense genomic window:
- a CDS encoding threonine ammonia-lyase, whose protein sequence is MSDHRVTVADVEAARERIDDVVHRTPLDTSRTFAELSGAASVGLKLENVQRTGSFKIRGAYNRMAQLPSAEREVGVISSSAGNHAQGVALAGQLLDIETTIVVPEVTPAAKIEATRGYGAEVVVEGNIYERSYEYALERADETDETFVHPFDDEAIIAGQGTIGLELLEQYAEIDTVLVAIGGGGLISGIGTVLKAHDPDIRVVGVQPEGAFHAKPSLENDAIHELEGVDTVAEGIADTRLLETTFANAREVVDDVVSVSDREITTAVTLLAERAKTVVESAGAAPLAAALSESAGLDLEGEHVGIIVSGGNVNLTEHAELTRTGLHELERYVDARVAVSGWPTTVGRVVETVESEGAELDVLERARRGPSDEPNRVPMTLGLEGSGKAHLEGVLDELDGTDGVSVLEHSLE, encoded by the coding sequence ATGAGCGACCACCGTGTCACCGTTGCGGACGTCGAGGCTGCACGCGAGCGAATCGACGACGTGGTTCATCGAACGCCCCTCGACACGTCGCGCACGTTCGCCGAGCTGAGCGGAGCCGCCTCCGTCGGGCTCAAACTCGAGAACGTCCAGCGAACGGGGTCGTTCAAGATCCGCGGCGCGTACAACCGGATGGCACAGCTTCCGTCCGCGGAGCGCGAGGTCGGCGTCATCTCCTCGAGTGCGGGCAACCACGCACAGGGTGTCGCGCTGGCCGGCCAGTTGCTCGATATCGAGACCACCATCGTCGTGCCGGAAGTCACCCCCGCCGCCAAAATCGAAGCGACTCGGGGCTACGGGGCCGAGGTCGTCGTCGAGGGCAACATCTACGAACGATCCTACGAGTACGCCCTCGAGCGAGCCGACGAGACGGACGAGACGTTCGTCCACCCCTTCGACGACGAGGCCATCATCGCGGGTCAGGGCACGATCGGCCTCGAGTTGCTCGAGCAGTACGCCGAGATCGACACTGTCCTCGTCGCGATCGGTGGTGGCGGGCTCATCTCGGGAATCGGCACCGTGTTGAAGGCTCACGACCCCGATATCCGAGTTGTCGGGGTCCAACCCGAGGGGGCCTTCCACGCGAAACCGTCGCTCGAGAACGACGCAATCCACGAACTCGAGGGCGTAGACACCGTCGCGGAAGGCATCGCGGACACCCGACTGCTCGAGACCACATTCGCGAACGCACGCGAGGTCGTCGACGACGTGGTGAGCGTCAGCGACCGCGAGATTACAACCGCCGTCACCCTGTTGGCCGAGCGGGCCAAGACGGTCGTCGAAAGCGCTGGTGCGGCCCCGCTGGCGGCCGCACTCTCGGAGTCGGCCGGACTGGATCTCGAGGGCGAACACGTCGGTATAATCGTCTCGGGGGGCAACGTAAATCTCACCGAACACGCCGAATTGACCCGAACGGGACTGCACGAACTCGAGCGCTACGTCGACGCGCGAGTGGCCGTTTCGGGCTGGCCGACCACCGTCGGTCGCGTGGTCGAGACCGTCGAATCCGAGGGGGCCGAACTCGACGTGCTCGAGCGCGCCCGTCGCGGACCCAGCGATGAGCCGAATCGGGTTCCCATGACGCTGGGGCTCGAGGGCAGCGGGAAAGCGCATCTGGAAGGCGTACTCGATGAACTAGACGGGACAGATGGCGTGTCGGTACTCGAGCACTCGTTGGAGTAG
- a CDS encoding DUF6612 family protein produces MNRRKLMVLACVLGVVLLAGCFGPSEGELDGDMSEDEFDAFIEDREAAEQELETHTMSMEMDISVDDGPSTGMSVDGAINDTATEGWAEYDMTGTTGPGQPSNFEAYFDDVFVYTDTGDDEWERLRLDDLEDDNTEEFWDVNETTATEEHYYYGDVSVEDDGDTISVTTELDGDEMEAALGESGEDVSSLQGWGSASFEDVTIEEEIDAETNLPLTVDMEGEISEGDDTATFSMQSEYDDHDEDVDAEIPDDVRDNAEDASGIHHPMT; encoded by the coding sequence ATGAATCGGCGGAAATTGATGGTCCTCGCGTGCGTGCTGGGCGTCGTTCTCCTCGCAGGCTGTTTCGGGCCCTCGGAGGGTGAGCTGGACGGCGACATGTCCGAAGACGAGTTCGACGCCTTCATCGAGGACCGCGAGGCGGCCGAACAGGAACTCGAGACGCACACGATGAGCATGGAGATGGACATCTCGGTGGACGACGGACCGAGTACCGGTATGAGTGTCGACGGTGCCATCAACGATACGGCGACGGAAGGCTGGGCCGAGTACGACATGACTGGCACCACTGGCCCCGGTCAGCCCTCGAATTTCGAGGCGTACTTCGACGACGTGTTCGTGTACACGGACACCGGCGACGACGAGTGGGAACGCCTCCGACTCGACGACCTCGAGGACGACAACACGGAGGAGTTCTGGGACGTGAACGAGACGACGGCGACCGAGGAGCACTACTACTACGGCGACGTCTCCGTCGAGGACGACGGCGACACGATTTCCGTCACCACCGAACTCGACGGCGACGAGATGGAAGCCGCACTGGGGGAATCAGGCGAGGACGTCTCGAGCCTCCAGGGCTGGGGCAGCGCCTCGTTCGAGGACGTGACGATCGAGGAGGAAATCGACGCGGAGACGAATCTGCCCCTCACCGTCGACATGGAAGGCGAGATCAGCGAGGGTGACGACACCGCGACGTTCTCGATGCAAAGCGAGTACGACGACCACGACGAAGACGTCGACGCGGAGATTCCGGACGACGTCCGAGACAACGCGGAGGATGCGAGTGGTATTCACCATCCGATGACGTGA